A window of the Mucilaginibacter sp. cycad4 genome harbors these coding sequences:
- a CDS encoding porin family protein: MKKLLIMFTCLILVSTKGFSQSLIQKVASRLEFGLKAGANYSNFTNASFPTDPLVGFHAGATVAFKITDNFLIQEEFLFSSQGAKIKGGSLGDQNLKLSYISVPFLLKYRGDSGFYIEAGPQVGMKAKEDVSGLSAGDFAKKLDLAAAGGVGFQSKLGLGIGVRYVYGLSKVGNFNISSINNDFKNNNVQASLFYVF; this comes from the coding sequence ATGAAAAAGCTACTCATTATGTTTACTTGTTTAATCCTGGTATCAACTAAAGGTTTCAGCCAGAGCTTAATCCAAAAGGTTGCGTCGCGCCTTGAATTTGGGCTTAAGGCAGGAGCCAACTATAGCAACTTTACCAATGCCAGTTTCCCTACTGACCCCTTGGTTGGTTTTCACGCAGGTGCTACTGTTGCGTTTAAGATCACCGATAATTTCCTGATCCAGGAAGAGTTTTTATTCTCTTCGCAAGGTGCAAAAATTAAGGGCGGTTCACTTGGCGATCAAAACCTTAAACTATCCTACATTTCGGTCCCTTTTCTGTTAAAATACCGCGGTGACTCAGGTTTTTATATTGAAGCCGGTCCGCAGGTGGGTATGAAAGCTAAAGAAGATGTTTCAGGATTAAGCGCGGGCGATTTTGCCAAAAAACTTGACCTGGCAGCGGCCGGAGGTGTTGGCTTTCAATCGAAACTGGGCCTTGGTATCGGTGTAAGATATGTTTACGGACTTTCAAAAGTGGGCAACTTTAATATTTCCAGCATCAACAACGATTTTAAAAATAATAACGTTCAGGCCAGTTTATTTTACGTGTTTTAA